One window of Longimicrobium sp. genomic DNA carries:
- a CDS encoding ATP-binding protein, which yields MNLPFGYILSIGTDHMQVHIARRVDSEQLQYSRVLLPLFEAIVNSIHAIEDSGRSDGRIDLEIERDLSLLPPDPHHSYLPDVQNITVIDNGIGFTDENLESFRLVDSPHKASRGAKGLGRLTWLKAFDRVVVESTYRHGDKALFRTFGFERTADGVERLSTEPSVSNESHTRVKLIGFKKEFRPHCPNRPETIARRIIEHCFQNFLFDTMPPLWIVDPQAGEEICVNDLYASEYSPKDQPKVFWIQDHQFFAQDVFLRNSPETEHAIHFCANERVVKSIALARRIPHLEGKIQGEDNVDYTYAVYVTGKILDERVNGERTSFSIDSRDELRLNGSLCWEDIVDKVVAQSDAVLRGYTTAARARALSRVERFIANHAPEYRHLLKHARDQLAEIAVADDKLDVALHRIDAEWRAQLKEEGTALLKAAERPEGFTKHKERFASFYGKLTDSVKSDLAQYVVRRAMVLSFLKQQIALQQDGKFPHEAALHSLIMRQRSTSDDLTDEDHNLWILDERLAYHFFLASDLPFKQQTGPVDVDSDTRPDILLYNRAMMFTEGADVINSAIVVEFKRPERNEYQDDDNPIQQVYDYVSEVRDGTKKGVNGRRIQVREDLPFFCFVVADLTPKMKRFAAGASLRPMPDGDGFFGYNEVHKAYVEVVSYDKLLRDANRRNRAFFKRLNLENS from the coding sequence ATGAATCTTCCCTTCGGCTACATCCTTAGCATCGGAACGGATCACATGCAGGTGCACATTGCCCGGCGGGTCGACAGCGAGCAACTCCAGTACTCGCGCGTTTTGCTGCCCTTGTTCGAGGCGATCGTTAATTCAATACACGCAATTGAGGACTCCGGCAGGTCGGACGGTCGCATCGACCTGGAGATTGAGCGCGATCTGTCATTGCTACCCCCTGATCCGCACCATAGTTATCTTCCGGATGTGCAAAACATCACGGTCATCGATAATGGCATTGGGTTCACAGATGAGAATCTTGAGTCGTTTCGGCTAGTGGATTCGCCGCACAAGGCTAGCAGGGGAGCGAAGGGTCTGGGACGCCTCACTTGGCTGAAGGCGTTCGATCGTGTGGTAGTCGAGAGCACATATCGGCATGGGGATAAGGCGTTATTCCGAACTTTCGGCTTCGAACGAACTGCCGATGGAGTGGAACGCCTCTCTACGGAGCCGAGTGTCTCGAATGAAAGTCACACTCGCGTCAAGCTGATCGGATTTAAGAAGGAGTTTCGTCCGCACTGTCCTAACCGACCCGAAACCATTGCTCGGCGTATAATCGAGCATTGCTTCCAGAACTTTCTGTTCGATACGATGCCCCCGTTGTGGATTGTTGATCCACAAGCAGGCGAAGAGATTTGTGTCAATGATCTTTACGCTTCGGAGTATTCTCCGAAGGACCAGCCGAAGGTGTTCTGGATTCAGGATCATCAATTCTTCGCCCAGGACGTCTTCCTTCGAAATTCTCCAGAAACGGAGCACGCCATCCATTTCTGCGCCAATGAACGAGTGGTGAAGTCCATAGCCCTCGCTCGTCGAATCCCTCATTTGGAGGGGAAAATCCAGGGCGAAGACAATGTAGATTACACATATGCGGTTTATGTCACAGGGAAGATTCTAGATGAGCGGGTAAACGGTGAACGCACGAGCTTCTCCATCGATAGCCGTGATGAACTCCGACTAAATGGCAGCCTTTGCTGGGAGGACATCGTCGACAAGGTCGTAGCGCAATCTGATGCTGTACTTCGCGGCTATACGACGGCGGCACGGGCACGTGCCCTGAGTCGCGTAGAGCGTTTTATCGCGAATCACGCCCCTGAATACCGGCACCTCCTTAAACACGCACGTGACCAACTCGCGGAAATTGCTGTCGCGGACGACAAACTCGATGTTGCGTTGCATCGGATTGATGCAGAATGGCGAGCACAACTGAAGGAGGAGGGGACGGCCCTCCTGAAGGCCGCCGAGAGGCCTGAAGGGTTTACGAAGCACAAGGAAAGATTCGCGAGCTTCTATGGAAAGCTGACGGATTCCGTCAAGTCAGACCTCGCGCAGTACGTAGTTCGTCGTGCTATGGTCCTCTCGTTCCTCAAGCAGCAAATTGCGCTGCAGCAGGATGGGAAGTTCCCGCACGAGGCCGCTCTCCACTCACTTATCATGCGGCAGCGCTCCACGTCTGATGATCTTACCGACGAGGATCACAACCTGTGGATTCTTGATGAACGACTTGCTTATCACTTCTTTCTCGCGTCCGATTTACCATTTAAGCAACAGACTGGCCCAGTCGATGTAGATAGTGACACACGTCCTGATATATTGCTGTACAATCGCGCGATGATGTTCACCGAGGGCGCGGATGTCATCAACTCGGCAATTGTTGTAGAATTTAAGAGGCCTGAGAGGAACGAGTATCAGGATGACGATAATCCGATCCAGCAGGTTTACGATTACGTCTCAGAAGTGCGGGACGGTACCAAAAAGGGGGTGAACGGAAGGAGGATCCAAGTCCGCGAGGATTTGCCATTCTTCTGCTTCGTAGTGGCGGACCTTACACCGAAGATGAAGCGATTTGCTGCGGGCGCTAGCTTACGACCAATGCCTGACGGTGATGGTTTTTTCGGCTACAACGAAGTACACAAAGCGTATGTAGAGGTTGTGTCCTACGACAAGCTGCTGCGGGACGCGAACCGCCGGAATCGTGCTTTCTTCAAGCGGCTGAATTTAGAGAACAGCTGA
- a CDS encoding PIN domain-containing protein gives MIFRSPAARLFLDTSYVQALLNPRDSHHPRAVSLAERVKQSPEVVITEAVLAEVGNALSRTPGLRRHAAEFIRGCYGEPNMSVVAVDTTLLTRALDLFERRSDKEWGLTDCISFVVMRDRGLHDAATEDRHFQQAGFRALMADEEP, from the coding sequence GTGATCTTCCGCTCACCCGCCGCGCGACTCTTCCTGGACACCTCCTATGTCCAGGCTCTCCTCAACCCACGGGATTCACATCATCCGCGGGCTGTGTCGCTCGCCGAGCGGGTCAAGCAGTCGCCGGAAGTCGTCATCACTGAGGCCGTGCTTGCCGAAGTGGGGAACGCCCTGAGCAGAACCCCTGGCTTGCGACGGCACGCTGCAGAATTCATCCGCGGCTGCTACGGCGAGCCAAACATGAGCGTGGTTGCAGTGGACACCACGCTCCTGACGCGGGCTCTGGATCTGTTTGAGCGTCGCTCGGATAAGGAGTGGGGGCTCACCGACTGCATCTCCTTCGTGGTGATGCGGGACCGGGGCCTACACGACGCCGCTACGGAGGACCGGCACTTTCAGCAGGCGGGCTTCCGCGCCCTAATGGCGGACGAGGAGCCCTGA
- a CDS encoding SDR family oxidoreductase: MSNDARPVAERIRAAAELLEEVVADRALLAEVSEEERNRFLRATGLIARPDANDRRRLQKATRRERRAERAQRAEEVLSQRGIRKLRQEPVFVTPMFAPAGFDQPYLLTEKSQVPTPDVHNCYICKRDYTELHHFYDQLCPPCAELNFAKRGETADLTGRVALLTGGRVKIGYQAGIKLLRAGAHLIVTTRFPRDSAARYAQEPDFAEWGHRLEIFGLDLRHTPSVEAFCRELLATHERLDFIVNNACQTVRRPPEFYRHMMEGETARLDQVPEHVRRLLGSYDAPALAAAALVPARTDDAVAGLARAAELSQLPLLPEEFSVDQALFPAGRLDQDLQQIDLRDRNSWRMMMDEVPAVELLEVQLVNAVAPFILNARLKALMTRTPERDKHIVNVSAMEGQFYRRFKTARHPHTNMAKAALNMMTRTSAVDYYASGIHMNSVDTGWVTDEDPAELAARKTAEHGFHPPLDIVDGAARIVDPIISGINTGHHVWGAFLKDYKPTDW; the protein is encoded by the coding sequence ATGTCGAACGACGCGCGCCCCGTCGCGGAGCGCATCCGCGCCGCGGCGGAGCTGCTGGAAGAGGTGGTCGCCGACCGCGCCCTGCTTGCGGAAGTGAGCGAGGAGGAGCGCAACCGCTTCCTCCGCGCCACCGGCCTCATCGCCCGTCCCGACGCCAACGACCGGCGCCGCCTGCAGAAGGCCACGCGCCGCGAGCGCCGCGCCGAGCGTGCTCAGCGCGCCGAAGAGGTGCTGTCGCAGCGCGGCATCCGCAAGCTGCGCCAGGAGCCGGTCTTCGTGACGCCGATGTTCGCGCCGGCGGGCTTCGACCAGCCGTACCTGCTCACTGAGAAGTCGCAGGTGCCCACGCCTGACGTGCACAACTGCTACATCTGCAAGCGCGACTACACGGAGCTGCACCACTTCTACGACCAGCTCTGCCCGCCCTGCGCCGAGCTGAACTTCGCCAAGCGCGGCGAGACGGCCGACCTTACCGGCCGCGTGGCGCTGCTCACCGGCGGGCGCGTCAAGATCGGCTATCAGGCGGGGATCAAGCTGCTGCGCGCGGGCGCGCACCTGATCGTCACCACCCGCTTCCCGCGCGACTCGGCCGCACGCTACGCGCAGGAGCCCGACTTCGCGGAATGGGGGCACCGGCTGGAGATCTTCGGCCTCGACCTGCGCCACACGCCCAGCGTCGAAGCGTTCTGCCGCGAGCTCCTGGCGACCCACGAGCGGCTGGACTTCATCGTCAACAACGCCTGCCAGACGGTGCGCCGCCCGCCCGAGTTCTACCGGCACATGATGGAGGGCGAGACCGCGCGCCTGGACCAGGTGCCCGAGCACGTGCGGCGCCTCCTGGGCTCGTACGACGCCCCCGCGCTCGCCGCCGCCGCCCTCGTCCCCGCGCGCACCGACGACGCGGTGGCCGGCCTGGCGCGCGCCGCGGAGCTGTCGCAGCTCCCGCTCCTGCCGGAGGAGTTCTCGGTGGACCAGGCGCTCTTCCCGGCCGGCCGCCTCGACCAGGACCTTCAGCAGATCGACCTCCGCGACCGGAACTCGTGGCGGATGATGATGGACGAGGTCCCCGCCGTGGAGCTCCTGGAGGTGCAGCTCGTGAACGCGGTGGCGCCCTTCATCCTCAACGCCCGCCTCAAGGCGCTGATGACGCGCACGCCGGAGCGCGACAAGCACATCGTCAACGTGTCGGCGATGGAGGGGCAGTTCTACCGCCGCTTCAAGACGGCGCGGCACCCGCACACCAACATGGCGAAGGCGGCGCTCAACATGATGACGCGCACCTCCGCCGTGGACTACTACGCGAGCGGCATCCACATGAACAGCGTGGACACCGGCTGGGTGACCGACGAGGACCCGGCGGAGCTCGCCGCGCGCAAGACCGCCGAGCACGGCTTCCACCCCCCGCTCGACATCGTGGACGGCGCCGCGCGCATCGTGGACCCCATCATCAGCGGCATCAACACCGGCCACCACGTCTGGGGCGCCTTCCTCAAGGACTACAAGCCGACGGATTGGTAG
- a CDS encoding helicase HerA-like domain-containing protein, which translates to MDPKILESARSCFPPASGALTLGAVVHDGACHPEPLVGLPLSMINRHGLIAGATGTGKTKTLQLIAEQLSAAGVPVFLSDVKGDLSGIGAPGEASDRVNTRAADTGYTWKPLAAPVEFLSLTGKFGAQVRATVSSFGPVLLAKVLGLNATQTSVLSLVFKYCDDKGLLLLDFSDLRAVLQHLTGDGADELAQYGGMSKATVGVLLREMIELEQQGAEDFFGEPEFDLDDLMEVEADGRGRVSVLELQDVQDRPALFSTFMLWMLARLYNQLPEVGDVDRPKLVFFLDEAHLLFDNASEALLNQVEQVVRLIRSKGVGVFFITQNPRDVPAEVLGQLGHRVQHALRAFTPDDEKALRSAARTFPKTTFYDIEETLTTLGIGEALVTTLSTNGVPTQPFATRMVPPASRMGPLTATELEDVNERSEQVRRYATDIDRESAREMLADRAAPVREKENEEEPDDAPEKPRARREKEAPSALDKILKSPLTRTVAGAITRGIMGALLGGSSRSRSRRRR; encoded by the coding sequence ATGGATCCCAAGATCTTGGAGTCGGCGCGCTCCTGTTTTCCCCCCGCCTCCGGCGCGCTGACGCTCGGCGCGGTGGTGCACGACGGCGCCTGCCACCCGGAGCCGCTCGTGGGGCTTCCGCTCTCGATGATCAACCGCCACGGTCTCATCGCTGGCGCCACGGGCACGGGAAAGACGAAGACGCTGCAGCTCATCGCCGAGCAGCTCTCCGCGGCCGGCGTGCCCGTCTTCCTGTCCGACGTGAAGGGCGACCTCTCCGGGATCGGCGCCCCGGGCGAGGCCAGCGACCGCGTCAACACGCGCGCCGCGGACACGGGCTACACGTGGAAGCCGCTCGCCGCCCCCGTCGAGTTCCTGAGCCTCACGGGGAAGTTCGGCGCGCAGGTGCGTGCGACGGTCTCGTCGTTCGGGCCGGTGCTCCTGGCCAAGGTGCTGGGGCTGAACGCCACGCAGACGAGCGTGCTGAGCCTCGTCTTCAAGTACTGCGACGACAAGGGCCTGCTGCTCCTCGACTTCTCCGACCTGCGCGCAGTCCTGCAGCACCTCACCGGCGACGGCGCGGACGAGCTGGCGCAGTACGGCGGGATGTCCAAGGCCACGGTCGGGGTGCTGCTGCGCGAGATGATCGAGCTGGAGCAGCAGGGCGCGGAGGACTTCTTCGGCGAGCCGGAGTTCGACCTGGACGACCTGATGGAGGTGGAGGCGGACGGGCGCGGCCGCGTGAGCGTGCTGGAGCTGCAGGACGTGCAGGACCGCCCCGCACTCTTCAGCACCTTCATGCTCTGGATGCTCGCCCGCCTCTACAACCAGCTTCCCGAAGTGGGCGACGTGGACCGGCCGAAGCTCGTCTTCTTTTTGGACGAAGCGCACCTCCTCTTCGACAACGCCAGCGAGGCGCTGCTGAACCAGGTGGAGCAGGTGGTGCGCCTGATCCGCTCCAAGGGCGTGGGCGTCTTCTTCATCACCCAGAACCCGCGCGACGTGCCGGCCGAGGTGCTGGGCCAGCTCGGCCACCGTGTCCAGCACGCCCTGCGCGCCTTCACCCCGGACGACGAGAAGGCGCTGCGCTCCGCCGCGCGCACCTTTCCCAAGACCACCTTCTACGACATCGAGGAGACGCTCACGACGCTCGGCATCGGCGAAGCGCTCGTGACCACTCTGTCCACTAACGGCGTCCCCACGCAGCCGTTCGCCACGCGCATGGTGCCTCCGGCTTCGCGCATGGGCCCGCTCACCGCCACGGAGCTGGAGGACGTCAACGAGCGTTCCGAGCAGGTGCGCCGCTACGCCACCGACATCGACCGCGAGAGCGCCCGCGAGATGCTCGCCGACCGCGCCGCGCCGGTTCGCGAAAAGGAGAATGAGGAGGAGCCGGACGACGCCCCCGAGAAGCCGCGCGCGCGCCGCGAAAAGGAGGCGCCGAGCGCCCTGGACAAGATCCTCAAGTCGCCGCTCACGCGCACGGTAGCCGGGGCGATCACGCGCGGCATCATGGGCGCGCTCCTCGGCGGAAGCTCGCGCAGCCGCAGCCGACGGCGCCGGTAG
- a CDS encoding HPP family protein, whose product MQTREAGAELDSPLQSVAEAAWTPLVTALLVLLPGLVGLAIGRPTLFPSLGPTALLQARTPDHPSTRFYNVVVAHLIGLGSAFLMVTIFGIAHARSAFEVGELSWSRVLAASLAVGLSALVDTLLRAPHPPSAATTLLASLGAFHPSVRDTVTFVIGVLIVAVAGELCRHLRLRGVDSPRARDGVRS is encoded by the coding sequence ATGCAGACACGCGAAGCCGGGGCCGAGCTCGACTCCCCGCTCCAGTCCGTAGCGGAAGCGGCATGGACGCCGCTGGTGACGGCGCTCCTCGTGCTGCTGCCCGGGCTCGTGGGGCTGGCGATCGGCCGACCGACGCTCTTCCCCAGCCTCGGGCCGACGGCGCTCCTCCAGGCCCGCACGCCGGACCATCCATCCACGCGCTTCTACAACGTGGTGGTGGCGCACCTGATCGGCCTCGGCTCCGCGTTCCTGATGGTGACGATCTTCGGAATCGCGCACGCCCGGTCCGCCTTCGAGGTGGGGGAGCTCTCGTGGAGCCGCGTGTTGGCGGCGTCGCTGGCGGTGGGGCTTTCGGCGCTGGTGGACACGCTCCTCCGCGCGCCGCATCCGCCCTCCGCCGCCACTACCCTGCTGGCGTCGCTCGGCGCGTTCCACCCGTCCGTCCGCGACACTGTCACGTTCGTGATCGGGGTGCTGATCGTGGCCGTCGCCGGCGAGCTGTGCCGCCACCTTCGCCTGCGCGGGGTGGACTCGCCGCGCGCGCGGGACGGCGTCCGGTCATAG
- a CDS encoding PQQ-dependent catabolism-associated beta-propeller protein produces MKRYALLAALLAFPASAQRPMLFVSNEGSRSVTMVDAVTKRVLATIPVGERPRGIQSSPDGRRVYVALSDDRPNAQSGRDAIAVIDVATRRVVARYAGGTDPEQFAVSPDGSRLYVSNEDAGTASATNLRTGRTIATLVVGIEPEGVGMSPDGRWVYVTAETSNTVSVIDTRGNRVAASFLVDVRPRAVAFSRDGRRAYVTNEISGTLSIIDIARHEVIGSVEMERGEGKPVGVVVSADGSRVYVANGGASTVSVVDPRARRVVARIRVGRRPWGIALSADGRWLYTANGLSNDVSVVDTRTLHVVGSIRVGQRPWGIAVTR; encoded by the coding sequence ATGAAACGCTACGCCCTGCTCGCGGCGCTCCTCGCGTTCCCCGCGTCAGCCCAGCGCCCGATGCTGTTCGTCAGCAATGAGGGCTCGCGCAGCGTCACGATGGTGGATGCCGTGACGAAACGCGTGCTGGCGACGATCCCGGTGGGCGAACGTCCGCGCGGCATCCAGAGCTCGCCAGACGGGCGGCGCGTGTACGTGGCGCTCAGCGACGACCGCCCCAACGCGCAGAGCGGGCGCGACGCCATCGCCGTCATCGATGTCGCCACGCGGCGGGTGGTCGCGCGGTACGCGGGCGGCACGGACCCCGAGCAGTTCGCGGTGAGCCCCGACGGATCGCGGCTCTACGTATCCAACGAGGACGCCGGCACCGCCAGCGCCACCAACCTGCGCACCGGCCGCACCATCGCCACGCTAGTCGTTGGCATAGAGCCGGAGGGGGTGGGGATGAGCCCAGACGGGCGCTGGGTGTACGTGACCGCCGAGACGAGCAACACGGTCTCCGTCATCGACACGCGCGGCAACCGGGTCGCCGCATCGTTCCTGGTGGACGTGCGCCCCCGCGCCGTCGCCTTCTCGCGCGACGGGCGGCGCGCGTACGTCACCAACGAGATCAGCGGCACCCTCTCCATCATCGACATCGCCCGCCACGAGGTGATCGGGAGCGTCGAGATGGAGCGCGGCGAGGGGAAGCCGGTGGGCGTGGTGGTGTCGGCCGATGGATCGCGCGTGTACGTGGCCAACGGCGGCGCCAGCACGGTTTCGGTGGTCGATCCGCGGGCGCGGCGGGTGGTGGCGCGCATCCGCGTGGGGCGGCGGCCGTGGGGGATCGCCCTGAGCGCGGACGGACGCTGGCTCTACACCGCCAACGGCCTCTCCAACGACGTGTCGGTGGTGGACACCCGCACCCTGCACGTGGTGGGGAGCATCCGCGTGGGGCAGCGTCCGTGGGGCATTGCCGTCACGCGCTGA
- a CDS encoding methanol/ethanol family PQQ-dependent dehydrogenase encodes MKRRFPAGRPWPLRPLRASVLLVAALGCSRGESAEAPVSTALAARRALGIAPAAYAEDGQWTIPAKDYQSTRFSGLAQITAANVARLQPAWTFSTGIRRGHEAAPLVVGSTMYIITPFPNQLFALDLARGGALKWTYSPPLLRAAAGVACCDVVNRGAAYSAGKVFFNTLDNQTVAVDAATGEEVWRTRLGDINRGETMTMAPLVVKDKVLVGNSGGEMGVRGWLTALDAESGKVAWRAYSTGPDSEVLIGPGFKPFYAQDRGKDLGVSSWPSTTWRVGGGTVWGWISYDPELDLIYYGTGNPGPWNPEQRPGDNKWTAGIFARDPDTGEARWFYQWSPHDVHDYDGVNENVLLDLPIGGRTRKVIVRAERNGYMYVLDRATGQVLSADPFVHITSSKGVDLKTGTYIPDMTKYPHMARPVRDICPSAPGAKDWQPTAFSPRTGFLYIPHNNLCMDVESVEANYIAGTPYVGMSVVMKAGPGGHRGEFTAWDPVRRRAMWKIRERFPVWSGALATAGDVVFYGTMEGWFKAVDARNGRLLWQFKTESGIIGQPITYRAPDGKQYVAILSGVGGWPGAIVAGMANPEDTTVALGFAGAMRDLPGATTRGGTLYVFALP; translated from the coding sequence TTGAAGCGAAGGTTCCCGGCGGGCCGCCCCTGGCCACTCCGGCCACTCCGCGCGTCCGTCCTCCTCGTGGCGGCGCTCGGCTGCTCGCGCGGCGAGTCCGCGGAGGCGCCGGTCTCCACGGCGCTGGCCGCGCGGCGCGCGCTGGGGATCGCCCCGGCCGCCTACGCCGAGGACGGGCAGTGGACGATCCCGGCCAAGGACTACCAGAGCACGCGCTTCAGCGGCCTCGCGCAGATCACCGCGGCCAACGTCGCCCGGCTGCAGCCGGCGTGGACGTTCTCGACGGGGATCCGGCGCGGGCACGAGGCGGCGCCGCTGGTGGTGGGGAGCACGATGTACATCATCACTCCCTTTCCCAACCAGCTCTTCGCGCTGGACCTGGCGCGGGGCGGCGCGCTGAAGTGGACGTACTCGCCCCCGCTGCTGCGCGCCGCGGCCGGCGTGGCGTGCTGCGACGTGGTGAACCGCGGCGCCGCGTACTCGGCCGGCAAGGTCTTCTTCAACACGCTCGACAACCAGACCGTCGCGGTGGACGCTGCGACGGGCGAGGAGGTTTGGCGCACGCGGTTGGGCGACATCAACCGCGGCGAGACCATGACCATGGCGCCGCTGGTCGTCAAGGACAAAGTGCTCGTCGGGAACAGCGGCGGCGAGATGGGCGTGCGCGGCTGGCTCACCGCGCTCGATGCGGAGAGCGGCAAGGTTGCGTGGCGGGCGTACAGTACGGGGCCGGACAGCGAGGTGCTGATCGGCCCCGGCTTCAAGCCGTTCTATGCCCAGGATCGCGGCAAGGACCTGGGCGTGAGCAGCTGGCCCTCCACCACCTGGCGCGTGGGCGGCGGGACGGTGTGGGGGTGGATCTCGTACGATCCCGAGCTGGACCTCATCTACTACGGCACCGGCAACCCTGGCCCCTGGAACCCCGAGCAGCGCCCCGGCGACAACAAGTGGACGGCGGGGATCTTTGCCCGCGACCCGGACACGGGCGAGGCGCGCTGGTTCTACCAGTGGAGCCCGCACGACGTGCACGACTACGACGGCGTCAACGAGAACGTCCTCCTCGACTTGCCCATCGGCGGCCGCACGCGCAAGGTGATCGTGCGCGCGGAGCGGAACGGCTACATGTACGTGCTGGACCGCGCCACGGGGCAGGTGCTCTCCGCGGATCCCTTCGTCCACATCACCTCGTCGAAAGGGGTGGACCTGAAGACGGGGACGTACATACCGGACATGACGAAGTATCCGCACATGGCCAGGCCGGTGCGCGACATCTGCCCCAGCGCGCCGGGCGCCAAGGACTGGCAGCCCACCGCCTTCTCGCCGCGCACCGGCTTCCTCTACATCCCGCACAACAACCTGTGCATGGACGTGGAGTCGGTGGAGGCCAACTACATCGCCGGCACGCCGTACGTGGGGATGAGCGTGGTGATGAAGGCGGGCCCCGGCGGCCACCGCGGCGAGTTCACGGCGTGGGACCCGGTGCGGAGGCGCGCCATGTGGAAGATCCGCGAGCGCTTCCCCGTGTGGAGCGGCGCCCTGGCGACCGCGGGCGACGTGGTGTTCTACGGCACGATGGAGGGGTGGTTCAAGGCGGTGGACGCGCGCAACGGGCGCCTCCTGTGGCAGTTCAAGACGGAGTCGGGGATCATCGGCCAGCCCATCACCTACCGCGCGCCGGACGGCAAGCAGTACGTCGCCATCCTCTCCGGCGTGGGCGGCTGGCCGGGCGCCATCGTGGCGGGGATGGCGAACCCCGAAGACACCACCGTGGCGCTCGGCTTCGCGGGCGCCATGCGCGACCTTCCCGGCGCCACCACGCGGGGCGGGACCCTTTACGTGTTCGCGCTGCCATGA
- a CDS encoding methanol/ethanol family PQQ-dependent dehydrogenase: protein MLVLAAGCIEHDMSGEYGAKEKPGQWPALRTMFAATARNAPVAEDGQWVMPARDYASTRFSGLGEINRGNVKGLRLAWTFSDGNFFGHEGAPLVVGSTLYWVSPFPNELFALDLTKPGAPVKWHYKPPVQIAAQGVACCDKVNRGAAYADGRIFFNTLDNQVVAVDAATGAEAWRVRIGDINRGETMTMAPLVVKGKVLVGNSGGEMGVRGWLTALDAATGRTAWRAYSTGPDADVLIGPSFKPHYAQDRGKDLGVTSWPPGAWETGGGTVWGWISYDPELDLIFYGTGNPGPWNPEQRPGDNKWTAGIFARDPDTGEARWFYQWSPHDVHDYDGVNENVLLDLPIGGRVRKVIVRAERNGYMYVLDRATGEVLSADPFVHITSSKGVDLKTGAFQPNPTATPRLGTVVRGICPSAPGAKDWQPMSFSPRTGLLYIPHNNLCMDYEALEANYIAGTPYVGANVTMYAGPGGHRGEFTAWDPVRRRAAWKIRERFPVWSGALATAGDVVFYGTMDRWFRAVDATTGKILWQFRTGSGIIGQPVTFRGPDGKQYVAIFDGVGGWPGAVVSGDLSTEDASAALGFVGAMRDLPRHTEKGGTLYVFALP, encoded by the coding sequence TTGCTCGTCCTGGCGGCGGGGTGCATCGAGCACGACATGTCTGGCGAGTACGGCGCCAAGGAGAAGCCGGGGCAATGGCCCGCGCTGCGGACGATGTTCGCCGCTACGGCGCGCAACGCACCCGTGGCGGAGGACGGGCAGTGGGTGATGCCGGCGCGGGACTACGCCAGCACGAGGTTCAGCGGGCTGGGCGAGATCAACCGCGGCAACGTGAAGGGGCTGCGGCTGGCGTGGACCTTCTCCGACGGCAACTTCTTCGGGCACGAGGGGGCGCCGCTGGTGGTGGGGAGCACGCTGTACTGGGTGAGTCCCTTTCCGAACGAGCTTTTCGCGCTGGACCTGACGAAGCCGGGCGCGCCGGTGAAGTGGCACTACAAGCCACCGGTGCAGATCGCCGCGCAGGGGGTGGCCTGCTGCGACAAGGTGAACCGCGGCGCCGCGTACGCGGACGGGCGCATCTTCTTCAACACGCTCGACAACCAGGTGGTCGCCGTCGATGCCGCCACGGGGGCCGAGGCGTGGCGCGTCCGCATCGGCGACATCAACCGCGGCGAAACCATGACCATGGCGCCGCTGGTGGTGAAGGGAAAGGTGCTGGTGGGGAACAGCGGCGGCGAGATGGGGGTGCGCGGCTGGCTCACCGCCCTCGACGCCGCCACCGGCCGCACCGCCTGGCGCGCCTACAGCACCGGCCCCGACGCCGACGTGCTGATCGGCCCCAGCTTCAAGCCGCACTACGCGCAGGACCGCGGCAAGGACCTCGGCGTCACGAGCTGGCCGCCGGGCGCGTGGGAGACGGGGGGCGGCACCGTGTGGGGGTGGATCTCCTACGATCCCGAGCTGGACCTGATCTTCTACGGCACGGGCAATCCTGGCCCCTGGAACCCCGAGCAGCGTCCGGGCGACAACAAGTGGACGGCCGGGATATTCGCCCGCGACCCGGACACGGGAGAGGCGCGCTGGTTCTACCAGTGGAGCCCGCACGACGTCCACGACTACGACGGCGTCAACGAGAACGTCCTGCTCGACCTGCCCATCGGCGGCCGGGTGCGCAAAGTCATCGTGCGCGCGGAGCGGAACGGCTACATGTACGTGCTGGACCGCGCCACCGGAGAGGTGCTCTCCGCCGACCCCTTCGTCCACATCACCTCCTCCAAGGGCGTGGACCTGAAGACGGGCGCCTTCCAGCCCAACCCCACCGCCACGCCGCGGCTGGGGACGGTGGTGCGCGGGATCTGCCCCAGCGCGCCGGGCGCCAAGGACTGGCAGCCGATGTCCTTCTCGCCGCGCACGGGCCTCCTCTACATCCCGCACAACAACCTGTGCATGGACTACGAGGCGCTGGAGGCCAACTACATCGCCGGCACTCCGTACGTGGGCGCCAACGTCACCATGTACGCCGGCCCCGGCGGCCACCGCGGCGAGTTCACCGCCTGGGACCCGGTGCGCAGGCGCGCCGCGTGGAAGATCCGCGAGCGCTTCCCCGTGTGGAGCGGCGCCCTGGCCACGGCCGGCGATGTCGTGTTCTACGGCACCATGGACCGCTGGTTCAGGGCCGTCGACGCCACCACGGGAAAGATCCTCTGGCAGTTCCGCACCGGCTCGGGCATCATCGGCCAGCCCGTCACCTTTCGCGGCCCTGACGGCAAGCAGTACGTGGCGATCTTTGACGGCGTGGGCGGGTGGCCCGGCGCGGTGGTCTCCGGCGACCTCTCCACCGAGGACGCGAGCGCGGCGCTCGGATTCGTCGGCGCGATGAGGGACCTGCCGCGGCACACGGAAAAGGGAGGGACGCTGTATGTGTTCGCGCTCCCCTGA